CACAGGGGTCGCCATGATGGAACTTCCGGCCGCCGGAACGCCCACCCGGGTCTTCCTGGTGGACGACCACGAGGTCGTCCGGCGGGGGCTGCGTGACCTGATCGACGACGAGCCCGACCTGCAGGTGGTCGGCGAGGCGTCGACGGCCGACCAGGCGCTGGCCAGAGGGCCCGCTCTCCGTCCGGACGTGGCCGTCCTCGACGTCCGGCTGCCCGACGGGGACGGGATCACCGTGTGCCGGGAGCTGCGGTCGCGGATGCCCGGGCTGGCATGCCTGATGCTGACCTCGTTCGACGACGAGGACGCGCTGCTCGACGCGATCATGGCGGGAGCGGCGGGGTACGTCCTGAAGCAGATCAAGGGCTCCGACCTGGTGTCGGCGGTGCGCACCGTGGCCACGGGACAGTCGATGCTCGACCCGGCCACCACCGCCCGGCTGATGCGCTCGCTGCGGGTTCCGGAGACGGCCCGGCCGCCCGAGGACGAGCGCCTCGCGGCGCTCTCCGAGCGCGAGCGGTCCGTGCTGGAGCTCATCGGCGAGGGCCTCACCAACCGGCAGATCGCCAAGCGGCTCTATCTGTCGGAGAAGACGGTGAAGAACCACATCTCCCGGCTGCTCGGGAAGCTCGGGGTGGAGCGGCGGGTGCAGGCCGCCGTGATCGCCGCGCAGGCCCATGAGCACGAGCACCCCGAGAAGGGTCAGTAGGACGGCTCCTCCGGGGTCGGCAGGGGGACGCGCCATTCCACCACCGTGCCGTGGCCGCGCGCCTGCGCGCGGACGGTGAGCGAGCCGCCGAGGCGTTCGGCGCGTTCGGCGAGGTTGCGCAGTCCTCGGTCCTCCCGGACCCGGGGGATTCCCACGCCGTCGTCGCTGACGGTCACGG
The Streptomyces roseofulvus genome window above contains:
- a CDS encoding response regulator transcription factor gives rise to the protein MMELPAAGTPTRVFLVDDHEVVRRGLRDLIDDEPDLQVVGEASTADQALARGPALRPDVAVLDVRLPDGDGITVCRELRSRMPGLACLMLTSFDDEDALLDAIMAGAAGYVLKQIKGSDLVSAVRTVATGQSMLDPATTARLMRSLRVPETARPPEDERLAALSERERSVLELIGEGLTNRQIAKRLYLSEKTVKNHISRLLGKLGVERRVQAAVIAAQAHEHEHPEKGQ